The genomic stretch CGGGGTCAGGGGTTCGAATCGACAGGGCGCGCTGGGTACCGTAGTTTCACCTTTGCGGGGTCAGGCGCGTGCGTGGGAGCGCCGCAATCGGGCGCGCTCCTACCACCAACGCCTCCACGGGCGCACCAACAACCGCAGCACGGCAAGGTGTGTCGTCGCTCGTCTCCGCGGCCTCGACCGCTGAGCTCCACTTGCGACCGCCCTGCGCCTGTCACACCTCCGACATCGATGGCCCACCCGAGCATACCCTCGCAAGCTCGGCGTGGCGATCCTCGTCGTCGGCGATGCGGGCGAGCACACGGCGGGTAACGACTCGGCTCCGCGTGCGCCGAGGTCCGCGCGACGATGGGCCGGTGGTCTCTTCGACGCAGCCGTCGCGGAACGTCGCCACTGCGAAGCTCACGAGATCGTGCTCGGCGAGGCCAGGATCGGCATCGGCCGGGGCCCAGCTCGACGCCGCTCGATGCCGGAAGCCACCGCGTAAGCGAGCGTCGCGTGCTCGATTTCATCGAGGGCCGCGTGGTGTGTGGCCGCCACGAGCTCAGGCGGCGCGCCGAGCGCCGGCAGATCGAGCGCAACCTTCGCGAACGACGCGATGGAAGAGTGTTCGAGCCCGGCGATCTCGGTCAGAGCTCTGCGCGAGCCTGGCGCTCCGCAGCCGGAGCGCTGCGCAAGCTCGAGATCGACGTCCGCCAGCCAATCGGACCGTTCACACCCGTGTGCGTGCACCAGGAGCTCACCAAACGGAACGGCCGGCCCCGGTCGGCGGCACGCATTGTCGTGGCAGATCGTAACAGCAAGCGTCCTTGTGCGAAGCGCGCTCGCGCAGGGACACCGGCGTTTGCAACTTGGCCTGGCACAGCCGCCGAAGTCGTTGCAGCCCGCGGGGTGCACGGACGCGACGTCGATCACGGCGGGGGTGCCGAGGGCGGTCCTGCCTGCGCCCTGTGCTCCAATGGTCGAGCTTGCCGGGTGACACTGCGCCGCCATGGGTGCACCACTTCTCGGCGCCCGGCGGCAGCTTTCAGGCTCGCGAACCACGCACCCAGCTGTTTCGGGGTTCGGGTTTGGGTGGCAGAGCGGGAGGCGTCTGGTCTCGGGGACCGGCATCGGTGACTGCGAGTGGCGCTCGGCGTCGCTCGTTGTGATGTCGGCGGCGGCTCTGCAAACGCGTGGAAGTGGGGCCGTGACCGCGAGGGCTCGGCACTCGTGATGGGGTGTCTCGGGCGTCCCCGGAGGCGCGCTCGGCGCGCAGGCCCCCGCCGCGGCGCTACCGGCAAACCCCGGTAGCCCGAGGGTTCCAGGTAGCACGCGCGCTCGCAACGAAACACGCTCACCCGCCGAGGGTACCGCAGCGTTCACCGGGGGTGTGAAGCGACGCTTGACGTGCCAGACCACCATGGTAATAGCGGGCCCTCCTGACAGCGGAAACGCGAATCAGGCTGGGACATTAGCTCAATTGAGAGCAGCGGACTCTTAATCCGTTGGCTGAAAGTTCAAGTCCTTCATGTCCCACGAACATCACTGCAGAAGAAGTCGTCGCGCAGCTGGGACAGCTGGGACAATCGCTGGGACAACTTCTCCGTGATCCGTTGGTCCGTTGCATACGTTTCCCTTTCGCTGGCATCACCGCCATGGCTCTTCTCATGTCCGGTTGCTCGTCGGAGCTGTCGCAAATGGAGTGCCCCGACTCGAACGGATGTCCACACTGCGGCGACGGCTACCGGTCGAGCAATGAGGGATGCGACGACGGGAACGTGAACCCCAACGATGGGTGCACGGCCGATTGCCGTGTGGAAGCAACCGAGACTGAGCCGAACGACGTGATCGCGCAGGCCAACGAGCTGGTGCAACCGTTCTACGCGGAGATATCACCGGATCTGGGGACTTAGTGACATCGTCGAGCTAGCGGTCGGCACGCAGCCAACGGTGGTCGAAGCACTGGCTCGATTCGTCGGCATGCGCGAGCGAGGCGCTCGACATCCAGATCGGAATGCTCGACGCCACGGGGACGGCTCTGCTCGCGAGTGACGACGACGGCGGTGAGGGCCTCTGTGCTCGGCTCGAAGTTGTGGGGGGCGGGGGGTGCCGCGAGCCGGTACCTCAGAATGTGTCCGCTTCGTCCAAAGCGGGCTTGAGGTGACGTTCGTACAGGTTGGAGGTGAGCACGCCGTAGACCGAATCACGCAGCACGCTGCTGTCAAGCTCGTGGCTGCACGTTGACATAGTCTTCGCACGGCGCGAGACCCGAACTTCGGCGGTTTCGCTGCGAGGAGGTTGCCATGATGCGGGGCGTCTTGGAACATAGGCTTCGGCGAGCGCTGAGCATCGCCCTCCCGCTGCGCTCGCACCGTCGCCGCCTCCTGCATACAGAACGCCACGTCGCGGCGCTCCGGTCCCCTGAGCACGCGGTTCCGTCTCTCGCAGTCGGTCCAGAACGGTGGCTTCGACGTTCGCGAATCTTCTCGGGTGTCGTCCGCATCACCGGAGCGGTCGGCTGCGGCGGATGGTATTCTCTCCCGACGTGGTTCTGTAGCACTGCGAGACCTGAATGTGGCCACGCGCCCGCGAACCAGTTCGTCCTGGGGCAAGGTTCGGTTCGATAATGCGGCGACTGCCGCCGGGGCACCTCGCCTTCGTCAAGTTCGATCGACGCAAGCAACGTGTTCAGCACCCAAACTGGGTCGCCGGGCTGAACTACGTCGTACTGGGACGTGGTGGCCATCCGGTGCCCGGCAGGACCGATTCGCGACCACGCACCCGGTTAAGTCACCCGCCGAAGCTGCTCCTCGGCATGTACGCGCGGCCCCGAGCCCTCGATGGCCTCCGCGGCTTTCGCTGGAGGTTACGGCGAAAACCAACGGGCTCAGCGCTTCCGCGTTGGACAGGAGGCTCGGTCTAATCGGCGGTCCAACTACATCGGCAGACCCAACTACCCAGGCTCAGTACCAGGCAGCCTGGCGGAAGGTGATCTGGTCCACATCGTGAATCCAGCCACCGGTTCGTAAACTCGCCGAGACCTGGGGGCCGGATTTCGCCGGCCGTTTCACGCCGTCTCAACGGACACCCTTGCGGATGACCCTGTGCAACCGCCGTCGGCGTGCATCAGCGAGGGGCGGAGGCCGCCCACCGGGATCTTCTCTGACGCCGACAAAGGCTTACTCTGCCCAGTTCCGATTCACGATTCTGACGGTGTCCTGACCAGCGATCCGTGCGTCGCTGTTTTCGTCCCAGCCCCATGATGGCGCCGGCGCTGGCCGCGACAGGTTTAGCCTCAACCCGATCAACACCAAGACGCGATGGGATCGGGGACCAGGCGACCCCCGTGCGGCAACCTGACGCGGACTGGAGGTCTTCCGACGTCTGCGACGAGTCCCTCGCCGGCGGAGAAGATCCTTTTGCGGACGGAGACAAGGACGGGTTTGTCTTGGACTCGACGTCCTCGGTGTGGGACCTCGCAAGACCCGCGACTGCGAACGGACGCAGACCAACTGCAACACGCGACACACCCCGCGACTCCCCCTGTCCCGACGCGACGAGCCTGCGACCCGCGAGCCGGAGGGCCCAG from Myxococcales bacterium encodes the following:
- a CDS encoding DUF4215 domain-containing protein: MALLMSGCSSELSQMECPDSNGCPHCGDGYRSSNEGCDDGNVNPNDGCTADCRVEATETEPNDVIAQANELVQPFYAEISPDLGT